TGAAGAATTAAGAGCCTATGATGAAGATGGTAATAATTTTATAGATGAAAATGATTCAATATATAAAAATTTAAAAATATGGAGCAGATCAGAAGAAAAAAATGAACTGATTACTTTATCTCATGCAGATATAGGAGCTATTTATTTAAATGATATTACTTCAAGTTTTGAATATAAAAAAGATTTAAGTAACAGTATTGCACAATTACAATCTTCGAGTATTTTTATTAATAATGAGGGAACTAAAGCAGGAATAGTATCTGCTTTAAATTTTAAAGCATAAAAAAAAAGAATAAAAAGTTTTACTTTTTATTCTTCATTTCTTTTTTCCAATCTTTTTCAAACTTTTTTCGTTTGGTTACAGATAGGTTTTCAATAAAAACATGTCCCGATAAATGTTCCATTTCGTGTTGCCATGCAACAGCTGGAAAATCTTCGGCTTCAATTTTTATAAGTTTGCCATTTCTATCATAATATTCTAACACAATATGCTGGGCTCTTTTAACATCTTCATTAAAACCAGGAATACTTAAACACCCTTCTTGAGAAATTTGTTCTCCGTCTTTATGGGTAATTTTAGGATTAATAGCTTCAATTAAATCTTCTTTATCTTGAAAATCTTCTTCATTGGGTAAAGAAATTATAAGAACATTTAAAGGCACAGATATTTGAATAGCAGCAAGACCAACGCCTGCGTATTCCATCATCGTATCATACATATCATCTAATAATGCATGCAATTTTTCATCAAAAACCAAAACATCCTGGGATTTTTTCCGCAAGATAGGATTGGGATAGGTTAAAACTTCTTTAATCATTATTTATGGCTTGTAATCACTTCATCAACTAAACCATATGCACAAGCTTCAGTAGCAGACATAAAGTTATCTCTTTCAGTATCTTCTTCAACTTTAGATACTTCTTGACCTGTTTGAGAAGCAATTAATGCATTCAATTCGTCTTTCATTCTTTGAATTTCAGCCGCTTGAATTTGAATATCAGTAGATTGCCCTTGAGCACCACCTGAAGGTTGGTGAATCATAATTCTAGCATGTGGTAAAGAATAACGTTTACCTTTTTCTCCTGCTGATAATAAGAAAGCTCCCATTGAAGCAGCTTGCCCTATACAAATAGTAGAAACATGTGCTTTAATATAATTCATCGTATCATAAATTGCCATTCCACTCGTAATAACTCCACCTGGAGAGTTTATATATAAGTAGATATCTTTTTCTGGATCTTCAGCTTCTAAGAATAGAAGTTGAGCCACAATTGTTGAAGCAACACTATCGTTTACTTCACCACTTAACATTATAATTCTATCTTTTAATAACCGTGAGAAGATATCATAAGATCTCTCACCTCGGCCAGTCTGTTCTACTACGTATGGAATGTAACTCATAATTATTTTCCTAATTTTTCATCTAATAATTTTGAAATAACTCTGTCTTCGATCATAGACATTTTAATAGCTGGTAAATACCCAGCTTCTTGATATTGTTTTAATACATCTTGAGGATTTTGTCCCATTTGCATTGCTTCGTAATAAATTACTTGAGATACTTCTTGATCATTAATTTCAACACCTTCAGCTTTAGCTAATGCATCTATAATAAATGTAGCTTTTACTGATTTAGCAGCGTCTTCTCGTAAATCGTCTCTCATCGCATCTACTTTTTTAGCATCATCTTGTAAAGCTTTTACTTCATCTTCTTTTAATTCTTTAACTTTATTGTTTAAAGCATAATTAACTTCTTGATCAACTACAGATTCTGGTAAATCAAATGCTAAACTTTCAACTAAAGTATCTAAATATGCAGGTTTTAACTCATCTCTGTAATATACAGATTTTGTTTCATTAACCATGTTTTCTTCGATTTTAGCAGTTAAAGTTGCAACAGTAGCATCTTTTTCATCTGGTAACATTTTAGCAGCGAATTCGTCTGTTAATTCAACTTCTTTTTTCTCTTGAATTTCAATTAATGTTACTTTGAATGTAGCTTCTTTACCAGCTAAATCTTTAGATTGGTACTCAGCAGGGAAAGTAACAACAACATCTTTAGTTTCTTCATATTTCATACCAATGATTTGATCTTCAAATCCTGGAATAAATGAGTTTGAACCAATTTGTAAAGAATGACCTTCACCTTTTCCACCATCAAAAGCAACACCATCAACAAAACCTTCAAAATCAATTAAAGTATAATCTTGATCTTTAACCATTCTTTTTCTAGCTATTTTAGTTAATTCTGCACCTTGAGAAGCGATTTCTTGTAATTTAGCATCTAAATCTTTTTTAGCAACTTTTTTAAGTTTAACTTCTGGAAGTAAACCTTTATAATCACCTAAATCAATTTGAGGTCTGTTAGCCACTTTGATTTCAATTTCAATATCACCTGAATCTTGTTTATCAAACTTAGAAATTGTAGGTTCTCCAATTAAAGCATCATCAGCAATTGCTAATTCTTTTAAAGCATCACTTAAAATAGCTCTTAAAGCATCACTCTCAGCATCTTTAACAAGTTTATCACCATATCTGGCTTTAACAATGTGTGCAGGTACTTTACCTTTTCTAAACCCTTGAATGTCCATAGTTTTTGCAGCTTCTTTAGCTAATTTATTGATATTTGTATCAATAACAGCCTTAGTAATAGTTGCAGTTACAACTGCATTAGCTGTATTAACTTTCTTTGCGTTAAATTCCATAAATTTACTCCATTAAATATAATTTATGCGATTTTACCTTAGATTT
The genomic region above belongs to Campylobacteraceae bacterium and contains:
- a CDS encoding trigger factor, with the protein product MEFNAKKVNTANAVVTATITKAVIDTNINKLAKEAAKTMDIQGFRKGKVPAHIVKARYGDKLVKDAESDALRAILSDALKELAIADDALIGEPTISKFDKQDSGDIEIEIKVANRPQIDLGDYKGLLPEVKLKKVAKKDLDAKLQEIASQGAELTKIARKRMVKDQDYTLIDFEGFVDGVAFDGGKGEGHSLQIGSNSFIPGFEDQIIGMKYEETKDVVVTFPAEYQSKDLAGKEATFKVTLIEIQEKKEVELTDEFAAKMLPDEKDATVATLTAKIEENMVNETKSVYYRDELKPAYLDTLVESLAFDLPESVVDQEVNYALNNKVKELKEDEVKALQDDAKKVDAMRDDLREDAAKSVKATFIIDALAKAEGVEINDQEVSQVIYYEAMQMGQNPQDVLKQYQEAGYLPAIKMSMIEDRVISKLLDEKLGK
- the clpP gene encoding ATP-dependent Clp endopeptidase proteolytic subunit ClpP; the protein is MSYIPYVVEQTGRGERSYDIFSRLLKDRIIMLSGEVNDSVASTIVAQLLFLEAEDPEKDIYLYINSPGGVITSGMAIYDTMNYIKAHVSTICIGQAASMGAFLLSAGEKGKRYSLPHARIMIHQPSGGAQGQSTDIQIQAAEIQRMKDELNALIASQTGQEVSKVEEDTERDNFMSATEACAYGLVDEVITSHK
- a CDS encoding peptide deformylase yields the protein MIKEVLTYPNPILRKKSQDVLVFDEKLHALLDDMYDTMMEYAGVGLAAIQISVPLNVLIISLPNEEDFQDKEDLIEAINPKITHKDGEQISQEGCLSIPGFNEDVKRAQHIVLEYYDRNGKLIKIEAEDFPAVAWQHEMEHLSGHVFIENLSVTKRKKFEKDWKKEMKNKK